One genomic window of Methanosarcina acetivorans C2A includes the following:
- a CDS encoding acyl carrier protein: MEQIKNCLIDYLKANSFMDKDTHLEDSDSLTQNGIIDSIGLLELIDYITEKYSIEIPEEMLTPENFDTLQGISNMIHKLAK; this comes from the coding sequence ATGGAACAGATAAAAAACTGTTTAATTGATTATCTGAAAGCCAATTCTTTTATGGATAAAGATACTCACCTGGAAGACAGCGATTCTCTTACTCAAAACGGCATCATAGATTCGATTGGCCTTCTGGAACTAATTGACTATATTACTGAGAAATACTCTATCGAAATTCCAGAAGAAATGTTGACACCGGAAAATTTTGACACTCTACAGGGAATTAGCAATATGATACACAAACTGGCGAAGTAA